AACAAGACCAAACGGGgtaaccaccccacacttatgttattGGCATATTCACAAGTAAAATGTATATAAGGGACTCAGACTACCCCGATGGAAGTGCGCCACAAGCAATCAAAAATCCCCCCAACCACCAACATAATAGTACAACTACAAAACCATGGACCATACTAGTTAAACATACAAAATTAAGAAGCTAATCTAGTAACTACGAAGAGAAATGAAAGAAGTTATACTAATGCACTACTAACAAACTTCACAAAATACAACACAACACTACACAAGCACAAAGCATGAATCGAATATTCCAATTAGCACCTAGCACCGCATCTTCCCATAGCAATTATTCTCCACTAAGCTACAATGTCCCTCTCTATGTCATTGAGGCATTTAATCAAACACATGGCATTTACCAAAGTTACCTCATAATTTCAACTTTACTTCTTCTAAGATTACTACACAACCATACCAATCAACCATCCTACCACCACTACAATGTAACAAGGGCACAAAGTACTTCAAATTTGCACAAATACACCACTAATTTTCGGCCTTTAAGGCACCTCCACACAAATTcatcataattttttttataggCATCAAGACATACTAAAAATCTTCCACATGTATAAGCACAAGGGAAACCCAACAAGTGAAGCACCAATCATGGCCAAAATAagcaattaaattaaaaaaaaattagcacCACTACACTACCTAGGGTTTAGTTCAAATTAAACTATACTACTTATTACacaaaattacttaaagaaaagagaagagtatAGAGAACTTACCTTGAGGATAAATGGAAGGGATGGAAGGTGTGTGTGGGAGAGAATTTGAGAAGAAAAGAGAATGGGGGATTTGGGGGAGTTGGGGCGTTTAGgatgaaagagaaaagagaaaaagggtttttttttggggggggggggcactGAACAGAGAGCTTAAAAGAagctaaaaaatatatatattttttaaaaaatgcaCTGCCGCGTCGCAGGGTgcggcgccccatgcggcgcgatAGTGGTAATTATCAGAAGCCTGCTACTTTCGTTTGTCAGACCCGTTTGGCCTAGCGCGGCACATGTCACGGCACCCATGTGGCGCGGTAGGCCATTTTTCACAGAGTTCGCTTTATTTTCGACATTTAGCTTACGGGTTGCACCCCGactctattatgtacttattttatGTCCAATTTATGCTTGTACCTGCCCAATAAAGTCTCATAACTCCTAAATTCTAATAATCCTAAACTACAATTATGGGTTAGTGAGGTTAacaattgggttgcctcccaataagCGCCCGATTTAATGTCACGGCACAACGCAgatgagcgcatttaaggctcgctcgacctctgaggttcagtcaggtGGATCTCATACACTTCCTTTGGTTCATTAATGCCCACATATAGTTTCAATCTCTACctattgactctaaatgtatgaGAGTCTTTCTCTGAGGCAATCTCTACGGCACCTGAAGGGAATACTTTGACCactcgaaatggtccagaccatcgtgacctGAGTTTAATCggaaatagccttaatcttgagttataaagcaacaccatATCTCAGGGCttgaaatttctctcaaaaaTGTTCTTGTCGTGTAACCGCTTCATTCTCTCCTTATACAACCTCGTGCTCTCGAAAGCAAGATATCGGAACTTGTcaagctcatgcaattctgtcACTCTAGTTGTTCCCGCAGTTTCAATGTCCAGATTCAGCTGTTTTATTgcccaccaagctctatgttctagttccactggcaagtgacaggccttcccgaacaccagtttgtatggtgacataccaattggtgttttgaAAGCAGTTCTGTAGGCttagagtgcatcatctaactttttcgcccaatcagttcttgtggcgttcacagtcttggttagcacactctttatctctctgtttgacacttcaacCTGTCCACTGGTCTGAGGATGATATGGGGTTTCCACCTTATGGCGCACATCATACTTCGCTAGCAATTTCTCGAAGGCTCGattgcagaagtgagtgcctccatcactgataatagctctcggggtcccaaaacgggtgaatatattcttcttcaaaaatctcACCACCACTGTTGCATTATTGGTGGGAAAtgctgcagcttctacccatttggacacgtaatctacagcaacaagtatgtacttattgccaaaggagctgacgaaggggcccatgaagtcaatcacccagacatcaaacacttccacctcttgaattgggttcatgggcatctcatggcgactAGAAATGTTCCCGGTTCGCTGACATTCACCACAGCCCTTAACCCATTGATGTGCATccttaaacactgttggccaGAAGAACCCCGCCTCTAGCACTTTTACGGCCGTCATGACTCCTTCAAAATTCCCTCCATACGCTGATGCTTGACatgcctgcaaaatagaagattgttctatctcggggacacacctctggatcatattgtcaacacatattcgGAACAGgtaaggttcatcccaataatacatgcggcagtcaTGATAAAACGTTTTCTTTTGAgcagaggaaaggtcatagggaactataccacttgccaggtaatttgcaaagtctgcataccatggcacttcctcaaggcttgtagcgagcatctgctcgtctggaaaggtttctagaatatcctcaacctcaactgagttttaagctccctcaagtcgtgatagatgatcagcgacttggtTTTCTGTGCCCTTACAGTCACGAatttcaaggtcgaactcttgcagtaatagcacccaacgaatcaggcacggtttggactccttcttctcaatcaagtacctgagagctgcatgatcagtatatacaattaccttagagccaatcaggtatgatctgaacttATCGAATGCAAACACCACAAGCgacatctccttttcagtcacagtgttattcagctgggctccactcagcattctactagcatagtagattgggtgcatcAGCTTGTCCTTCCGCTGTCCTAGCACTGCCCCCACTGCATAGTCACTggcgtcacacatgagttcgaatggttgctcccagttgggggcgacaatgatgggtgctgtgactagcctctttttcaactcctcaaatgctaccctgcaatcatcagaaaacaagaaggggtgatctttttctaacaacttacagagagggttggtgATTTTTGAGAAGTCTATTATGAATCTCTGGTAAAAACCGGCATGCCCGAGGAAActcctgattgccttgactgaagtgggAGGTGGAAGCTTTGCTATCACGTCaactttagcacgatccaccCCGATTCCTTTACTTGATACCGGTGTcccaagactatgccctcttgtaccatgaaatggcacttctcccaattaagaactaggttagtctcaatacatcGTTTCAACACTCGGGTCAGATTTATAAGGCACTTGTCGAATGAGTTTCCCACCACTAAGAAATCATCCATCAACACCTCCATTATATCTtcgaccatgtcagtgaatatggccatcatgcacctctagaatgtggcgggtgcattgcatatgccaaagggcatcctccgaaaagcataaatgccatatgggcaagtgaagaaggtcttctctctgtcctctagtgcaatggagatttgattgtaccctgagtacccatctagAAAACAGAAGTgagacctccctgccaatctgtcaggcatctgatcaatgaagggaagtggaaaGTGGTCTTTCCGAATGGCCAGATTTAATTTTCTgtagtccatgcaaattctccagcctgaGATGCTTCTTGTAGAGATcagctcattgttatcatttttgaccaccgtcatgccacccttcttaggaacacattgcaccaggctaacccagttgctgtcagagattgggaaaatgattcccgcatccaaccacttaatcacttctttcttcaccacttccttcatgttggggttcagccttctttggtgctacctggaaggtttgtgtccctcttccaatagaattttatgcatacaatatGCCGGGTTGATCCCCttgatgtctgccatggtccacccaatggcagtcttgcaTTCCTTTagtacctgcaaaagttgttattcctgcacatctaacaaactagatgagataataacaagtaatgtggagttaggtcctaGAAACTCATACTTGAGATgggcgggcagtggcttcaattccagttttggtggttcttctatggatggCTTGGCTAGAGGAGTTTCCCTGTTTTCTAAGTGCATGGGCTCTAATTcaagagttctatcccaaaacccTTTGCTCTCTAAAGCCAACACCCATTCTGCCAATTCTTccccattcacctcatctaaatttaCCAGACATGCAGCAAGAGGGTCCTCAATAGTCAACTTTTCATTATCAACTTCTACGATTACATCCATATCATCAATTAAAgagcaattggcgaattcactcggtcgcctcatagatttctgcacattgaatgttatctcctcatcattcaatctcatcttgagctccccagtttcacaatcaatgagagctctcccggtggccaagaacggccttcccaaaattatgggaatttcttcatccaccttgtaatctagaatcacaaaatctgcagggaacacaaatttccctacctgaatcaGCACGTCATCCAAGATACCAGAAGGTCTTTTCACGGTCCTGTCAGttagctgcaacaacatagatgTGGGCCTAGCTCTTCTAATCCCCAACCTCTTATAaatcgccaggggcataagatttatgctagcccccaaatcacaaagtgccttGGCAAAAACAAAGTTACCAATGGTGcagggaattgtgaaactccccgggtcagacagcttctcagcaactggtctagtcaccacagcactgcaggtctgagtaagagtcactgtagccaagtcttggaaatcgaattttcgggacatcaagtccttcataatttttgcataaccaggcatctccttcaacacatcaatcaatggaatatttacctggatttgtttcagtatctccaagaatttcttgtattgttcctctttCTGGTACTTGGCCAGCCTCTGTGGGAATAGTGCTGGAGGTCTCTTCTTTCCAATGATTTGGGTATTTTCTTTGTCAGACACCACCTCAACTACCGGTTCCTGGgctgtctcagcttctttctcagcCTCAATCTGTGTGTTATGTTCTTCTTGGGCAAGCTGCACTGTCACCTCTATCAGTTTTGTTgaatcatctagctcaatgggcactagtacaagtgtctcagcctgtctgctttctcgagccctctcttgatccaagtctaagtctctgccattacgtagactcactaccatcagctgcttcgggccttgatcttttaGATTTATCTGAGTGTCTACAGGtaatgtcccatgaggacgattattcaaagacatcgaaatctggcccatctgcacttcaatattcttaatAGCTGAATCATGTGTATCTACTCTTTCACTGATTTTTgcatttgacccaataacctgctgcatcattgcctcaagtcgagcaaacccatcttcctgtcttccaccatgctgctgctgaGGAGGATGATAACCCTACTGCTGATTTTGATTATTATATCCGTGTGGCCTTTGGTAAGGTTCCATATTATTgtgaggtctcatacctcccatgtttccattgttaagctgtggctggactggcctgtacggctgattttgttggccccaattttgaccaccctgtttctggcctccataattagacacataattcatgtcctcagggtagtgatgatgatcactttctgcattccactggttaccaattagctgactaatgcaagatgtgcataagcccccattagtagtatctacaatgtgtacctgctgcttctgccctgactcttccacctttttggtgagtatgctcatcTGTGTCATTAATGTGGCCATGTTTTCAGCAAGagtgttggatggatctaagggcactgagtgaaccactAGAGTGATAGGTGTATTCCTGGttgtccaccccgaattctgtgccatgttgtcaagcagactctggctttctctccatgttttgctaaaaaatgctccaccagctgaatCATCAACATTACCCTTCACGCCATCTGACAAACACATGTAAAACCATTGccccaacatctgatctggaataccgtggtgcggacatataaccaacatccctttgAATCGTTCCCATTTTTCTTacagtgtctccattggtctctgtttGAAACTCAagatttcatcaatttgttgagcagtcttgttgggtggatgaaatcttttcacaaattgcttgactaactcctcccaagtcgttatggaattaatggggatcgagtttagccaagtctgggcagctcatgtcactgagaatggaaacaacaataGCTTTATTGCTTCCTGAGTTACGTTGGGCTGCTTTTGAGTTTTGCATattgacaggaaattcttcaagtgttgttgaggatcttcgatttgtgaccccgaaaatagtcccttgttttgcaacaagtgcagcatgttgttcgtgatttgAAACGATTCAACCTGTATCTACTGGACTAAAATCGCTGTGGCCAAGTTCTCTActgtgggttgtgcccaatcatatagctcagcctctggcacaagaggtgccaccggTGCTAATGGCGCAGCTGGGTCTACTACGTGATCCCCCATGTCTGGTTCGAATTGTTtagttgtttgtttttccggttGGCCCAATTCAatgccttgaaaactttctcgagatctgataatgcttcaaatacttcaccagttctcgatgagtttgtaggcatgcacctgtatagccaagtcaacaaacgttaaaatttcaatgtatagattggatatagagaaaactgactacacaAAGAATTTTTGTAgttctttcaattgtaattgataacaccgttaatttcCCGGCAACGactccaaaatttgatcacgcccaactatgccttataaaaaggacacactgacgttgcaaatataatctgagtattttgctcagagtcgaacccacaaggaattaacctatcaattactcttgtcAGACTCGCTAAATTctacgtaatcaacttcccaaatgtTTTGAATAATAATTGAGGATATTTTTATTAACTACGCAAGACTGCaattaagtaaataaagactaactatgattaagttgtaaacaattaagagaaggatctaaggttgtgatttccctTATTGATGGAATCCATTCCGGCTATGTGTCATATAGATTTGACTAatcgtctctatcaatcatgagcactcttattatcgtaaatctctcccgagtaatcacgataattttctagacgcactctcccgagctacgctagctggctttacaactcactttagatcgcacccaaggcttcgttatctctaatcccgcctttaaaccctcggttattgatccctcatatactctgggagtggtgttgttcaacaattacctaaatatgcactctctcccgagtaatacatactaaataggcacaactaattgaggatcctatcaattaactacaataaaaacgtagttgaacaaatagagattaaactg
This sequence is a window from Nicotiana sylvestris chromosome 3, ASM39365v2, whole genome shotgun sequence. Protein-coding genes within it:
- the LOC138887829 gene encoding uncharacterized protein, translated to MLVICPHHGIPDQMLGQWFYMCLSDGVKGNVDDSAGGAFFSKTWRESQSLLDNMAQNSGWTTRNTPITLVVHSVPLDPSNTLAENMATLMTQMSILTKKVEESGQKQQQQHGGRQEDGFARLEAMMQQVIGSNAKISERVDTHDSAIKNIEVQMGQISMSLNNRPHGTLPVDTQINLKDQGPKQLMVVSLRNGRDLDLDQERARESRQAETLVLVPIELDDSTKLIEVTVQLAQEEHNTQIEAEKEAETAQEPVVEVVSDKENTQIIGKKRPPALFPQRLAKYQKEEQYKKFLEILKQIQTCSAVVTRPVAEKLSDPGSFTIPCTIGNFVFAKALCDLGASINLMPLAIYKRLGIRRARPTSMLLQLTDRTVKRPSGILDDVLIQVGKFVFPADFVILDYKKSMRRPSEFANCSLIDDMDVIVEVDNEKLTIEDPLAACLVNLDEVNGEELAEWVLALESKGFWDRTLELEPMHLENRETPLAKPSIEEPPKLELKPLPAHLKYEFLGPNSTLLVIISSSLLDVQE